The following proteins are encoded in a genomic region of Primulina huaijiensis isolate GDHJ02 chromosome 3, ASM1229523v2, whole genome shotgun sequence:
- the LOC140973478 gene encoding protein PHYTOCHROME-DEPENDENT LATE-FLOWERING-like — protein sequence MGISFKLSKIGKRFRPKSVPPVAAEEEEQKDVVNVTSQRKSAPSPARKLTEKANENKGIAEISDREVSFTVGLFPNGYTVGKPMENESGRQPSIEIPKFLHPYDRASETLFTAIESGHLPGDILDDIPCKYVDGTLVCEVRDYQNCCSESEHSRMASGDGIPVIYRVCLRMSLENVVKDIPAISKSCWTYGDLMEVESRILKALQPQLYLDPTPQLDRLSDNLVTAKLNLALSSMRRKRLRHISEVSVFSADNNNLKKACNDRVPDSSRLGDLGSLVQQPTHENLNTQNNVSSTMLPLRNNSFGSDGPHMDSLLVSNQYKYQSGDASPRNLKDHMSGALLNSSAASPCGQGMIPFSDNGAAAIHGKRENPDGQSSPLTNKKSKLWHTGVEGNTQHAGAQPDNIHGPDLHWKNTLMQQQAISRGIQYTNNGLQKFSQQVFEGGLIQEGAVIPFSIGQQGLRYGLKEEPVETERLDKPELSRMHMGESESTRIESQQSRLQQRMPQQFIRSGFPQAPWNNFGQPLENNSRKEDSLQKRKFVQSPRLSAGALPQSPLASKSGEFSSGSIGPQFGGVVTSGLISSQKDKSAVTSVPSVGVGGNPLLTSSANESIQRKNQAQAAAKRRSNSVPKTPAISGVGSPASVGNMSVPINASSPPVGNQPFADQIMLERFSKIEMVSMRCQLNRKKNKVDEHPIRKPNAFSSQQLLLQLSSESSNENLNDKTCKMPLSKSLVGGNMNVFKTRILNFLQTERVIQGNGVQYVPKARTRMILSEKPNDEVAYCVGEIEDDEYLDGEDYLPTLPNTHTADLLAAQFCSLMERDGYHIEDHVQPKPVRTTNASISQLDASGIPPGSSASEMQQFSGAFGQPLNDISKPGNNVNASVNSMQNVQGPRMLPPGSAQALQISQGLMPSVSLPSIAQQPEQAPALQQQPQPQQHSMMQQHHPQFQRSPMILPANSMQHLNNIAQNANMQIGAPMANKPSSMQLQMLQQQQQLQPQQQQQQSQMQRKMMNGLGTVGMSNIGNNMVGLGGLGNSSMAIGSVRGLGGTGISTPIGPISNVGSMNQSPMNLTQASNISNAMRSGTITPAQAAFLKMKLAQNKSNILGSPQSSIGGIPGARQIHPGSAGLSMLGSTLNRANINQMQRTSMGAMGPPKLMSGMNLYMNQQQQLQLLQQQQQQQQQQQQQQIQLQLQQQQLQQQQQQQQLQQQQLQLQQETTSPLRAVVLPPPVGSSSGMVIPHQMAQPQQQQPQQQTSPQQISQRTPMSPQLSSGAIHPMSTVNPEACPASPHVSSQTLGSVGSITNSPMELQGVNKSNSVNNA from the exons ATGGGGATTTCGTTCAAGCTGTCCAAGATCGGCAAGAGGTTTCGGCCCAAATCCGTACCGCCAGTCGCCGCCGAGGAAGAAGAACAGAAAGATGTCGTAAATGTGACGTCTCAAAGGAAGAGTGCTCCCTCTCCTGCGAGGAAGCTCACG GAAAAGGCCAATGAGAACAAGGGCATTGCTGAAATTTCTG ATCGTGAAGTATCCTTCACGGTTGGCCTTTTTCCAAATGGTTATACAGTTGGGAAGCCCATGGAG aATGAATCTGGTCGCCAGCCTTCCATTGAAATTCCTAAATTTTTGCATCCATATGATCGAGCATCAGAGACTCTATTTACG GCAATTGAGTCTGGACACTTGCCAGGAGATATTTTGGATGATATACCGTGCAAGTATGTTGATGGGACACTAGTCTGCGAG GTGCGTGATTATCAGAATTGCTGTTCTGAATCAGAGCATAGTAGAATGGCTTCTGGGGATGGTATTCCCGTCATTTATAGAGTTTGTCTTAGGATGTCTCTAGAAAATGTAGTCAAGGATATTCCTGCTATTTCCAAAAGTTGTTGGACCTATGGTGATCTGATG GAAGTGGAGTCCCGGATTTTAAAGGCCCTACAACCTCAGCTTTACCTAGACCCCACACCGCAGCTGGATAGACTCTCTGACAACCTAGTAACTGCTAAG TTAAATCTAGCATTAAGTAGCATGCGGAGGAAAAGATTGAGACATATTTCTGAAGTTTCTGTATTTTCAGCCGATAATAATAACTTAAAAAAGGCATGTAATGATAGAGTTCCTGATAGCTCAAGGTTGGGAGACTTAGGATCTTTGGTTCAGCAGCCTACCCATGAGAACTTGAATACCCAAAATAATGTGTCAAGCACTATGCTCCCTCTAAGGAACAACAGCTTTGGGTCTGATGGCCCTCATATGGATTCTCTTCTGGTATCGAACCAGTATAAGTATCAAAGTGGTGATGCGAGCCCGAGAAATCTGAAGGACCACATGTCTGGAGCTCTTTTGAATTCATCAGCAGCTTCCCCTTGTGGGCAGGGTATGATTCCATTTTCGGACAATGGTGCTGCCGCTATTCATGGTAAGAGAGAAAATCCAGATGGTCAATCATCTCCACTTACGAACAAAAAGTCTAAGCTGTGGCATACGGGTGTGGAGGGCAATACACAACATGCTGGAGCGCAACCTGACaacattcatggacctgatttACACTGGAAGAACACATTGATGCAACAGCAGGCAATCTCAAGAGGAATTCAGTATACTAACAATGGTCTGCAAAAGTTCTCCCAGCAGGTCTTTGAAGGAGGTCTAATTCAGGAAGGCGCTGTAATTCCATTCTCTATTGGGCAACAAGGACTAAGATATGGCTTGAAGGAAGAACCTGTTGAGACAGAGAGATTGGACAAGCCAGAGCTCAGTCGTATGCACATGGGAGAATCAGAATCAACTCGAATTGAATCCCAGCAGTCACGATTACAGCAAAGAATGCCCCAACAATTCATAAGATCTGGTTTCCCTCAAGCTCCATGGAATAATTTTGGTCAGCCTCTTGAAAATAATTCTAGGAAGGAGGATTCTTTGCAAAAGCGAAAATTTGTTCAAAGTCCTCGTTTGTCTGCTGGAGCCTTGCCTCAATCTCCTTTAGCGTCAAAATCTGGAGAATTTTCCAGTGGTTCCATTGGCCCTCAATTTGGAGGAGTTGTAACTAGTGGATTAATATCTTCCCAAAAGGATAAATCAGCAGTCACATCTGTTCCTTCTGTTGGTGTTGGTGGTAACCCATTGTTGACGTCTAGTGCTAATGAATCCATACAACGGAAAAACCAGGCACAAGCTGCTGCAAAACGTAGATCCAATTCTGTTCCTAAAACACCTGCTATAAGTGGAGTTGGTTCGCCAGCCAGTGTTGGCAATATGAGTGTTCCAATAAATGCGAGCAGCCCTCCTGTAGGAAATCAACCTTTCGCTGATCAAATCATGCTTGAGAGGTTCTCAAAGATTGAAATGGTGTCAATGAG GTGTCAACTCAACCGTAAAAAGAACAAGGTTGATGAGCATCCAATCAGGAAACCTAATGCATTTTCTAGTCAACAACTTCTGCTACAGCTCTCCAGTGAATCCAGCAATGAGAATTTGAATGATAAAACGTGCAAAATGCCATTGTCAAAGTCGCTAGTAGGAGGCAATATGAATGTTTTCAAGACAAGGATCTTGAACTTTTTGCAGACAGAGCGCGTTATTCAAG GCAATGGCGTACAATATGTTCCGAAGGCAAGAACTAGGATGATCCTGTCAGAGAAGCCAAATGATGAAGTGGCATATTGCGTGGGAGAAATAGAGGATGATGAGTACCTGGACGGAGAGGATTACCTCCCAACGTTGCCCAATACT CACACCGCTGATCTACTGGCAGCACAATTCTGTTCTCTG ATGGAACGTGATGGATATCATATTGAGGATCATGTCCAACCAAAACCAGTTCGAACGACTAATGCATCAATCAGTCAACTTGATGCTTCTGGAATTCCACCTGGTAGTTCTGCATCTGAGATGCAGCAGTTTTCTGGAGCTTTTGGTCAGCCACTCAATGATATCTCCAAACCTGGTAACAATGTCAATGCATCTGTAAACTCAATGCAGAATGTACAAGGCCCGAGAATGCTACCTCCAGGAAGTGCTCAGGCGTTGCAAATCTCCCAAGGACTCATGCCTAGTGTTTCATTGCCTTCCATAGCTCAGCAACCTGAACAAGCACCTGCTTTGCAGCAGCAACCACAACCGCAACAGCACTCCATGATGCAACAGCATCATCCCCAGTTCCAAAGATCGCCTATGATACTTCCAGCAAATTCAATGCAACATTTGAATAATATAGCTCAGAATGCAAATATGCAGATTGGTGCTCCCATGGCAAATAAGCCTTCATCTATGCAACTGCAGATGttgcagcagcagcaacagcttCAACcacaacagcagcagcagcagtcaCAAATGCAGAGGAAAATGATGAATGGCCTTGGAACTGTAGGTATGAGCAATATTGGCAATAACATGGTTGGGCTGGGAGGCTTGGGCAACAGTAGCATGGCAATAGGGAGTGTTAGGGGATTGGGTGGAACTGGGATTTCTACACCGATAGGGCCTATATCAAATGTGGGTAGCATGAACCAGAGCCCCATGAATCTGACCCAGGCTTCAAATATTAGCAATGCTATGCGTTCTGGGACGATTACACCAGCACAGGCTGCTTTTCTCAAGATGAAGTTAGcacaaaacaaatcaaatattttgggTAGCCCACAATCAAGTATTGGAGGTATACCTGGAGCTAGACAGATTCACCCAGGATCTGCTGGTCTTTCAATGCTGGGCTCTACTCTGAACCGAGCTAATATCAACCAGATGCAGCGCACGTCAATGGGAGCCATGGGTCCCCCAAAGTTGATGTCAGGAATGAATCTTTACATGAaccagcagcagcaacttcaGCTCCTGCAACAACAGcagcaacaacaacaacaacaacagcAACAGCAGATTCAGTTGCAACTACAACAGCAGCAACtacaacagcagcagcagcagcaacagctgCAGCAACAGCAGTTACAGCTGCAGCAAGAAACTACATCACCACTGCGAGCTGTTGTTTTGCCTCCACCGGTGGGTTCATCTTCAGGCATGGTAATACCCCATCAAATGGCTCAACCCCAGCAGCAGCAACCACAACAACAGACCAGTCCTCAGCAGATAAGCCAGAGAACTCCAATGAGCCCACAATTGAGTTCAGGGGCTATTCATCCAATGAGTACCGTTAATCCAGAAGCCTGTCCAGCTAGTCCACATGTGAGTTCACAGACTTTGGGCTCAGTTGGCAGTATCACCAATTCTCCAATGGAGTTGCAAGGAGTAAATAAAAGTAACTCTGTAAACAATGCCTAG